Below is a window of Salvelinus fontinalis isolate EN_2023a chromosome 31, ASM2944872v1, whole genome shotgun sequence DNA.
gtgtgcactgcgcccagcccgccacaggagtcgctagtgcgcgacgagacgagacaaggatatccctgctggccaaaccctccttaacccggacgacgctgggccaattgtgcgccgccccatgggcctcccggtcgcggccggctgcgacagacccagagtctctggtggcacagctagcactgcgatgcagtgccttagaccactgcgccatccGGGTTGCCCTGTCATACcttgtcagtccactagggacaTTTATCTCATGTAAGTGTGTATGTCTATTCTGTGTCATTATTGAGTTAGTTAATTAATAAATTATGAaatcaatttgtgtagtactgaatattCAGAAGGGCTAGTGTTCTTGCAGATCCAAGGATtatgcgacgttcagaatgagactgatgaggtaatcATTCATAATTGACTGTTATTGATGTAAGAGATATCTGTATATCTTTAGAGTTTAAGTCGGGAGATAGTAACTCGTTAAAcaacttttcccgtggtgccccaaattcctaatgagttaattgttacgtGATTCATTTAATCAAGTAACAATTAAACGTAGTTaatttataaaataaataacagttaTCAGATTAATGATAGTCACGTCACAACAGATGACAACCCTGAATCCAAACGTAATCTTGATTGTAAACTTGATTAAGTATAAATGTTAGCACTGGTGAAACGGGTTGTTTTACGCCATAACTGCTGTTCTGCcaatgtgagctgtgtgtgtgtgtgtgtgtgtgtgtgtgtgtgtgtgtgtgtgtgtgtgtgtatatatgtcacTGTGAACTTTGACAAGCTATTCTTTTTTGTGCAGTGCATTGACCCTCAGGGCAACGCTTTACTGGAAGGTGTAAGGCTTTATAACTTGTTATATGCATATACGAGCCTTCAGTCAGTCCTGAAAACCccatgtttgtctgtctgtgtctctcaggTATGAACGCGGCTGTGAGGGCCACAGTCAGAGTTGGTCTCTACACTGGAGCCAAAGTCTACTTTGTTCATGAGGTAAAGACatgcagtagaatagaatacaatcACAATCACAGTTCTGTGATTCAAGTTTATACACTTGATAATGTGTTGTCTATCATTGCTGATCACCCAAAGTATAGTGTCTTCTACTATTAATTCATTCCTGATCTGACTGAAGGTTTAAGAAAGTCACAGCCCAAAAATAGATTCTAGCACATACCACATAGAGAGCAAAGTTGTGTCGCTGCAGGAGCATGCTGTTGTCTCCCATCTCAGAAGGCAGTGTTCCTCGTGGGTGAAACCACGTTGAAGATAATAGTTTGTATTTGTGTTGATGATGTGTGTCTCCAGGGTTACCAGGGTCTGGTGGACGGAGGAGACAACATCAAACTGGCCACATGGGAGAGTGTGTCCATGATGCTGCAACTGGTGAGTCCTGTTATAAGACTCTCACAACCATTGATGCCAATACAGGAGTCAGGACACAACTGTCATAAACTGCCACTGTCTAGAGAGGGTATTACAGTAAATGAATGACAAGAAACCAAGAGTTCTGCTTTATTTGAATATTAGAGACAGATACAGACTCACAACCAAGAGTGTTCatagatggtgatgatgatgacgatgatgccTACTGTAACTAAGAGAGAACAGGGGTCGGCTCCAGTAACACAAACTGACCTCTGCGCACACAGAGTATGTGGATTGAGTTGGGACCTGGCCAGGTGCCATGGGAAGATCAAAGCAGGGTGTGATTACAGAGCTGCTCTTTCCTGATAGCCTGACATATTCTCAGTAACAGAAGACAGTGTTCAAACCGACCTAATGTTGAGGGCAGGACGAGATGCAAGATTCACACGCATCACTGAATAGCATATAATGACATATTCCGAAAAATCCTTGATGTTTCGGCCATTGGGCCTTCACTGTAGTATGTACAAATAACTGTAGTATAATTACTGTAGTAAAAGAAAACTTGTAATACTATATTAATTAATGTCGAGTTTTGCAGACTGTACTATACTGCAGTATTTCATGTAGTGTTTTGCAGACTGTACTATACCATAGTATTTTATGTAGTGTTTTGCAGACTGTACTATACCATAGTATTTTATGTAGTGTTTTGCAGACTGTACTATACCATAGTATTTTATGTAGTGTTTTGCAGACTGTACTATACCATAGTATTTTATGTAGTGTTTTGCAGACTGTACTATACCATAGTATTTTATGTAGTGTTTTGCAGACTGTACTATACCATAGTATTTTATGTAGTGTTTTGCAGGCTGTACTATACCATAGTATTTTATGTAGTGTTTTGCAGACTGTACTATACCATAGTATTTTATGTAGTGTTTTGTAGACTGTACTATACCATAGTATTTGCTGTAGTGTTTTTgaggacattactgtagtatttactgtagtgttttggttttgttatatttgacatagaagtggtggctttctccttcaggaaacctactggagaaatactaaaagagcaCGTTTTCTTTAgctagcaggcaggcaggcaagccgGCGGGCGggcaggcgggcaggcaggcgggcgggcgggcgggcaggcaggcaggcaggcaggcaggcaggcgggcgggcgggcgggcgggcaggcaggcgggcgggcaggcgggcgggcaggcgggcaggcgggcgggcgggcgggcgggcgggcgggcgggcgggcgggcaggcaggcaggcaggcgggcagttcagggcttctgctcttttctataacctgtaggaaCACAAAATATGGTCTATACTTgccatgtaggtttctcacttatgcGTGACAGATTGctatatgggggaggggaatttgcAGGGTATATacaaattaaatactgtagtatttactatagtttaaAAGTGTAGTGTTTTTACAAATAATActttagtatttactatagtttaaAAAGTGTAGTGTTTTTACATATAATActttagtatttactatagtattctacagtattgcACCAGTCTGAGGGACTTTGTCTTTCTTCTGATTCAATGAGTCTCTCTCTACCAGGGGGGCACGGTCATCGGCAGTGCCCGCTGCATGGACTTCAGAGCCAGGGAGGGCCGCATGAAGGCTGCCCTGAACTTGGTCAAGCTGGGTATCACCAACCTGTGTGTGATCGGGGGTGACGGTAGTCTAACCGGAGCTAACCAGTTCAGGACGGAGTGGTCCACTCTGCTGGTCGACCTGGTCAAAGCCGGTAAGGCTGACAAACCCCACGGGGACCATGGAAAACACCTAAGAACTGGGAAGGGTCACAATAAAATCTACGTCCACATGGAAACACTTCATTGAAAGTGGATAGTTCATTGAAATTGGATAGTTCATTGAAATTGGATAGTTCATTGAAATTGGATAGTTCATTGAAATTGGATAGTTCATTGAAAGTACAAAATGCTTCTTTATTATTAAGACCCAATACAGGGTTTATTTAGTTAACCACTGATGCAGTTTCAGCATTCTTTGTCATTTATTTTTACCATAAAACAATTTGAGCGATCCCAGATACACCAGATAGCCTGGCTACATTGGTGGAATTGCTGTTGAATATAACTGACAGAAGTGTGGGACTTCTCTGTCTCCAGGTAAGATCAGTGATGACGAGGCCAAGACGTCGTCCCACCTCAACATAGTTGGCATGGTGGGTTCTATCGACAATGACTTCTGTGGCACAGACATGACCATCGGGACAGACTCCGCCCTCCACCGCATCATAGAGGTGGTGGATGCCATCACCACGACCGcacagaggtgaggagaggagaggtcatcGCTGTCACACACGTTTGCAGCCGTGCGCTCATGCATACAGACGCCCGCACACACTGTTTCTGTTGTCTCTTTGGCACCTGGTTTATAACAAAGAGGTTTCCTCTGTTGTTCTCTTCAGTCACCAGAGGACCTTTATCCTGGAGGTGATGGGTAGACACTGTGGCTACCTGGCCCTGGTGACTGCTCTGGCTTGCGGTGCTGACTGGGTGTTCATCCCAGAGATGCCCCCAGATGAGGGATGGGAGGGGCATCTGTGCAGAAGACTGTCTGATGTATGTTTACAatcacagacagactgacactaGCCTTCTGGACAggattctctcctcctcttctcttcttctcttttcctattctcctcttctctactcttcttctcttctcctcttctctacccttcttctcttctcttcttctcctcttctctactcttcttctcctcttctctacccttcttctcttctcctcttctcctcgtcTCTTCTCCTCGTCTCTACTCTTCTcctattctcctcttcttctcctcttctctactcttcttctctactcttcttcgcttcttcttcttctcctcctcttcttcttcttctcttattctcttctcctctactcctcttcaTCTCTTATTTTCTATTTTCTTCTCCATATTGAAGTACTTTttaaatacaacacattacaccACAATCTTTCATTCCAGTTATCTGTTTCCACCCTTGGTACCTAATCACCAAGCTGACGTCTTGTGTCTCTGACAGCAAAGGGCCAGAGGATGTCGTCTGAATGTGATCATTGTGGCAGAGGGAGCGATGGGCAGAGATGGAAAACCCATCGGCTCTGAAGACATCAAGAAGGTCAGCAAGCTCTCCCTCATATTACTGTACCTAGCAGTTCAAATGGTtttgtttgcttgtttgttaAGACCTCTTTTAGAGTAGTCTTGTCCATTTCCCAAATATTACCTCAGAGTTAAAGCACTAATATTCTACTGCGTCATCTACCAGGGTTTGAATAAGGTTAAACTGTCAGTTgctagcagctctctgtgtgttcaCGTTTGTAGTTGGTGGAGAAGAATTTGGGCTTTGACACCCGTACCACTGTCCTGGGACACGTGCAGAGAGGCGGTACCCCCTCCGCCTTCGACAGAATCCTGgtaggtatctctctctctttctctatttcaccctgtctctttcaccctctctctctctctctctttctctctctttatgcgTATGAGCAAAAGCATGTCTGACTGTGTAATgtgatgtgcatgtgtgtgtaatggtgtgtaagtgtgtgtgtgtgttcttcccaATCCCCATTGCAGCAGGATTTGTGTGGaggctgtgttggtgtgtgtgtgtctctctaaccCTGGTGTGTTGTGATTATGTCTGactgtggtgtctctctaaccctggtgtgtgttCTCCCCTAGGGCAGCAGGATGGGTGTGGAGGCTGTGATGGCCCTGTTGGAGGCCACTCCAGAGACCCCGGCCTGTGTGGTCAGTCTGTCCGGTAACCAGGCTGTCAGGCTACCCCTCATGGAATGTGTCCAAGTGGTCAGTATCAGTAACTAAGCCCCATCAACtgttgtatgtgtgccattctaaTGGGTTCACCTATATCTGagcactcacccccccccccccccccccccccgcccccccaccctctctgtctcctcagacTAAGGATGTGACTACTGCCATGGCTGAGAATAGATGGGAGGATGCTATCAAGCTCAGAGGAAAGTAAGAACACTAGCCTACTTTTACCAATCTAGCAATGTCTTCACTGTTACTGAAACTACTCAGTCGGATGTTACATCACTGTTTTTGTTGGCCCTGTCCAGGAGCTTTGAAAACAACTGGAACACATACAAGATGCTAGCCCACATCAACCCTCCAGATACTAAGGTGAGGGACAACACCTACACAATTAACACATGAGTTGCATTAAATTAGTTACAAAACGAGAGCACGAACAGATCAATATGtcaccattctctcctctcttctcctctcttctcctctcctctcctctcctctcctctcctctcctctcctctcctctcatctactctcctctccccttctctccacctccacctctcctctcaccttctctcctctcctgttctctccaactctcccctgtctccacctatcctctcctcttcactccacctctcctctcctcccctcctctccccttctttcctcttctctccacctctcctctccccctcttctctacctcttctttccccttctctcctcctgcacctctcctctcaccttctctccacctccacctatcctcttctctccacctatcctctcctctccccttctctccacctatcctctcctctccccttctctccaccacttctctcctcttctctccacctctcttcttctctccacctctcccctccagAGCAACATTAATGTGGCCATAGTTAACGTCGGTGCCCCCTGTGCTGGTATGAATGCTGCCGTGCGTTCTGCAGTGAGGATTGGAATCATTCAGGGACACAATATGCTGGCCGTTCATGATGGGTTTGAGGGTCTCGCTCACGGAAATGTACGTACACATTACTAACTATGCACTGCACACTACGTAGAGCCCATTCGTCTCAGCCTAAACTCCTCTTTTGATCAGGGCCTGTactcataaagcatctcagagtaggcgtgctgatctaggatcaggtccctttTGTCCATTTAATCCTATACATTATGGTATATAAGGCTGGGATGCTTTGTGATTACAGAACCAGGTCATCTATAATCTAAAGATAGAACAAGGCCTGGTACAGTAACTCTTGTCCAGTGAAGCTTGAAACCTCTGACCCCTGATCTTTACCCCTTGACCAGATTGAGCCCATCACCTGGACAGGAGTGTCAGGCTGGACTGGGAAGGGAGGCTCTGAGTTGGGCACCAAGAGGTATTACATCACATCTCTTTTACTACTCAGTTTGTATTGTCAACTGGGGTGgaaccaatgatttatatatacactagatgactgacaggTGTCTTGTTTTGAAGCCACTGCGCCTCCATCTTGGCATTGCCTACAATAGTAAAAATTATATCTCTACTTGTGTTTACCatgtttattctattacagacaccttaatgcatacctttaaattattttatgcgagctaaacataaaaatacaaatgaaaaaatatattaaaacattTTCCTTATAGTATAATATTTTGaaagtactaatgttactgtccccactgcaacaaaaaaaaagattttgTCCTTGAAACGTTTAATTAAAATAGAGCtagccagcttgtagtcctaaaacacATATATCAGTTACCTCTGTTTTGTTCAGACATCCTAATGGTAAAATTGAATGTGGAAAAAATAGTGGTtttgaaaataaggtctgaggttaacacaggcttaggagatcttctatgttttgttctattagATAATAGCaatcagttaacatgacctttatgatgcctttatgtgatgtatgtgttttttattactatgtacactaccagtcaaaagttttagaacacctactcaatcaagggttttctttattttactattttctacattgtagaataatagtaaagacatcaaaactatgaagaaatacacatggaatcatgtaggaaccaaaaaagtgttaaacaaatcgaaatatattttatatttgagattcttcaaagtagccactttttgccttgatgacagctttgcacactcttggcattctctcaaccagcttcacctgaaatgcttttccaacagtctcaaaggagttcccacatatgctgagcacttgttgtctgcttttccttgactctgcggtccaattcatcccaaaccatctcgatttggttgagatcgggtgattgtggaagccaggtcatctgatgcaacactctatcactctcctacttggtaaaatagcccttacacagcctgaaggtgtgatgggtcattgtcctgttgaaaaacaaatgatagtcccactaagcccaaactagatgggatggcgtatcgctgcagaatgctgtggtagctgtgctggttaagtgtgccttgaattataaataaatcatagtgtcaccagcaaagcacccacccaccataacacctccccctccatgctttacggtgggaaatgcacatgtggagatcattcgttcatccacactgcgtctcacaaagacacggttggaaccaaaaatctccaatttggactccagaccaaagaacaagtttccaccggtctaatgtccgtgtttcttggcccagcaagtctcttcttcttcttggtgtcctttagtggtggtttctttgctgcaattcgaccatgaaggcctgattcacgcagtctcctctgaacagttgatgttgagatgtgtctgttacttgaactctgaagcatttatttgggcttcaatttcTAAGGatggtaactccaatgaacttcctctgcagcagaggtaactcctggtcttccattcctgtggcggtcctcatgagagccagtttcatcatagcgcttgatgttttttgctactgcacttgaagaaactttcaaagttcttgaaattttccagattgactgaccttcatgtcttaaagtaatgatggactgtcgtttctctttgcttatttgagctcttcttgccataatatggacttggtcttttaccaaatagggctatcttctgtataccacccctaccttgtcacaacacaactgattgactcaaacacattaagacggaataaaattccacaaattaacttttaagaaggcacatatgttaattgaaatgcattccaggtgactacctcatgaagctggttgagagaaatctGTGCAACGCcgtcaccaaggcaaagggtggctatttgaagaatctcaaatataaaatatattttgatttgtttaacactttttactGGTAGTGTAAATTCCCCATAATTCCCAAAAAGTGACGTTAGCTGATAAAGATTATCtcattgaacaaaacatataagatctcctaagcctgtgtttaccacagaccttattttccgCCGTTTATCCAAAAACGTCATTCAATTTTCTCATAGGCTTTGGCCAATGAACTGTGttggagttagtgcctacaaaaagacaccATTACTATTTCTCTATATACTGTAGAATCCCATttattcctatggaggactgctcctaccgGGGAGGGACAATATGGCCGACcgttggcttcaaagcctctcattggccaatacatagcatcagcaatccaggatTTATGTAAAAACGTACTAATATTTTTTTGAGCAGAGATTAAAAAATATAAACCCTTCCCCTGCTTGTGAGTACTGTATATCACTGATGTTTCACACAATATAACTGATGTCTGTTTCTTTATTTGAAGAGTCCTGCCTTCTAAGTACATTGAGGAAATCAGCTTGACTATTGCTAAGTTCAATATCCACTCTCTGGTAATAATTGGAGGGTTTGAGGTAAGATTCTGAAGACTGA
It encodes the following:
- the LOC129829613 gene encoding ATP-dependent 6-phosphofructokinase, muscle type-like, whose protein sequence is MSHTSMDPTKMGIGRSVAVLTSGGDAQGMNAAVRATVRVGLYTGAKVYFVHEGYQGLVDGGDNIKLATWESVSMMLQLGGTVIGSARCMDFRAREGRMKAALNLVKLGITNLCVIGGDGSLTGANQFRTEWSTLLVDLVKAGKISDDEAKTSSHLNIVGMVGSIDNDFCGTDMTIGTDSALHRIIEVVDAITTTAQSHQRTFILEVMGRHCGYLALVTALACGADWVFIPEMPPDEGWEGHLCRRLSDQRARGCRLNVIIVAEGAMGRDGKPIGSEDIKKLVEKNLGFDTRTTVLGHVQRGGTPSAFDRILGSRMGVEAVMALLEATPETPACVVSLSGNQAVRLPLMECVQVTKDVTTAMAENRWEDAIKLRGKSFENNWNTYKMLAHINPPDTKSNINVAIVNVGAPCAGMNAAVRSAVRIGIIQGHNMLAVHDGFEGLAHGNIEPITWTGVSGWTGKGGSELGTKRVLPSKYIEEISLTIAKFNIHSLVIIGGFEAFMGGLELVTAREKYEELCIPMVVIPATVSNNVPGSDFSIGADTALNTITSTCDRIKQSAAGTKRRVFIVETMGGYCGYLATMAGLAAGADAAYIYEDKFGIRDLEMNVEHLVQKMKTDVKRGLILRNEKCNANYTTDFIFALYSEEGKGVFDCRKNILGHMQQGGTPTPFDRNFGTKMGSKAVLWLTEKLKEVYRHGRIFANTPDSACVLGMRKRALTFQPLAELNEQTDFEHRIPKTSWWLKLRPIMKILAKYNISLDTSEHAHMEHVIKKRVSMPAPLMKKQKEEVEEEEE